The Eriocheir sinensis breed Jianghai 21 chromosome 4, ASM2467909v1, whole genome shotgun sequence genome has a segment encoding these proteins:
- the LOC127009083 gene encoding uncharacterized protein LOC127009083 isoform X2 — protein sequence MPHNNSWSLRTSRSRLPDSHNSHSSCLVMDLSAEVSAALRLLGDTTKTVPATFQHLLQTVTEDVTKSPPEATHPGGDDDGSVSRCHAALTTLFLEAVRDGHNVTVITSVLEDLNWPSE from the exons ATGCCTCATAACA ACAGCTGGAGCCTCCGGACGTCCCGATCACGCCTCCCTGACAGCCACAACAGCCACTCCTCCTGCCTCGTGATGGACCTGTCGGCGGAGGTCTCGGCTGCCCTGCGTCTGTTGGGGGACACGACCAAGACTGTCCCCGCCACCTTCCAGCACCTCCTACAGACAGTCACAGAGGACGTCACCAAGAGTCCCCCCGAGGCTACTCATCCCGGTGGAGACGATGATG GTAGTGTGTCACGATGCCATGCAGCTCTGACAACACTGTTCCTGGAGGCGGTACGGGATGGACATAACGTCACGGTGATCACATCCGTGCTAGAGGATCTAAACTGGCCT